One stretch of Halobaculum marinum DNA includes these proteins:
- a CDS encoding DUF5611 family protein has translation MKEYKMRRGEHLEDRMPDLKAEIEERFGPISGTEEFNGHELYVVEEPDNPVFKRIVAGAASYSGKKDKLAVHFEERDPTELSPDELEAAGEAVDKKNQFLLDATGRDAKSRRDSLKREVEDDAPDY, from the coding sequence ATGAAGGAGTACAAGATGCGCCGCGGCGAGCACTTGGAGGACCGGATGCCAGACCTGAAAGCCGAGATCGAGGAGCGATTCGGCCCCATCTCTGGCACCGAGGAGTTCAACGGCCACGAACTGTACGTCGTCGAGGAGCCGGACAACCCGGTGTTCAAGCGCATCGTCGCCGGCGCCGCCTCCTACTCGGGCAAGAAGGACAAGCTCGCCGTCCACTTCGAAGAGCGAGACCCGACCGAGCTGAGTCCCGACGAACTCGAGGCCGCCGGCGAGGCGGTCGACAAGAAGAACCAGTTCCTGCTCGACGCCACCGGGCGCGACGCGAAGTCCCGCCGCGACTCGCTCAAGCGCGAGGTCGAGGACGACGCCCCCGACTACTGA
- a CDS encoding DUF7093 family protein, protein MGLRCLLGHDFTEPRTERDREERGDEVVVSITEVKECKRCGETRVVSESKEVTSLTDHAVTDGPVDAGAAGAETEATDTDVGSVPTGVAEADSDAVDDDFDHPTADLDDDAVDGDVEEDAEIIDAEEPTDAASTDDGAAAPDTGRAHGEWPDADANRRDEAAPEEDEAAWPDDEPVETPDVAEDADGAHSPAAGEGEDVEILGDDAPDAEDPAANEARTDVVPDAAGADEAGAAASGDEDAEFIDGDGPSEWPEQRGEDEGYDAEVGADDAGVSVDGNLTPQVDADATEGTDEDVEFIEADPDAGRSSPPSARNGTAPDAAAERESSRPQVELTTTADRIETVYVCPDCGNREPVGASSMRAGDICPDCKRGYIEERELQ, encoded by the coding sequence ATGGGACTCAGATGTCTCCTCGGCCACGACTTCACCGAGCCGAGGACCGAGCGAGACCGGGAGGAACGGGGGGACGAGGTCGTCGTCTCGATCACGGAGGTGAAAGAGTGCAAGCGATGTGGCGAGACGCGCGTCGTCTCCGAGAGCAAGGAAGTCACGTCGCTGACCGACCACGCCGTGACCGACGGACCTGTGGACGCGGGCGCCGCAGGCGCCGAGACTGAGGCGACCGACACCGACGTGGGGAGCGTGCCGACCGGCGTCGCCGAGGCGGACTCGGATGCGGTCGACGACGACTTCGACCACCCGACCGCTGACCTGGACGACGACGCGGTCGACGGCGACGTCGAGGAGGACGCCGAGATCATCGACGCCGAGGAGCCGACCGACGCCGCGTCGACCGACGACGGCGCGGCGGCCCCCGACACCGGACGCGCGCACGGTGAGTGGCCCGACGCGGACGCGAACCGCCGCGACGAGGCGGCACCCGAAGAAGACGAGGCCGCGTGGCCCGACGACGAGCCAGTTGAGACTCCGGACGTCGCGGAGGATGCGGACGGCGCCCACAGTCCGGCGGCGGGCGAGGGCGAGGACGTGGAGATCCTCGGCGACGACGCGCCGGACGCCGAGGACCCCGCGGCCAACGAGGCTCGGACCGACGTCGTTCCGGACGCCGCAGGTGCCGACGAGGCGGGCGCCGCGGCCTCGGGCGACGAGGACGCGGAGTTCATCGACGGCGACGGCCCGAGCGAGTGGCCCGAACAGCGCGGCGAAGACGAGGGGTACGACGCCGAGGTCGGCGCCGACGACGCCGGCGTCTCCGTCGACGGCAACCTCACGCCGCAGGTCGACGCCGACGCCACCGAGGGCACCGACGAGGACGTGGAGTTCATCGAGGCGGACCCCGACGCCGGGCGGTCGTCGCCGCCGAGCGCGCGGAACGGAACGGCGCCCGACGCCGCCGCCGAGCGCGAGTCGAGCCGACCGCAGGTCGAGTTGACGACCACCGCCGATCGGATCGAGACGGTGTACGTCTGCCCCGACTGCGGGAACCGCGAACCCGTCGGCGCCTCCTCGATGCGCGCGGGCGACATCTGCCCCGACTGCAAGCGCGGGTACATCGAGGAGCGCGAACTCCAGTAG